One window of the Salmo trutta chromosome 35, fSalTru1.1, whole genome shotgun sequence genome contains the following:
- the LOC115174902 gene encoding myristoylated alanine-rich C-kinase substrate has protein sequence MGAQFSKTAANGETAVEKPGEAAASPTKTNGQENGHVKVNGDASPAAAEAGKEVQANGSTTAEEAPKEEAAPAEVAAVDGVKTENAETVSPAAEGEATKPEGATASTSNETPKKKKKRFSFKKSFKLSGFSFKKTKKETGDGAEGEEAAASTEEAKAETAEAPEATAEGEEAKPAEGEAAPAAAEEEAKEAASPAEAKPEETAAAPAEEAKVAQGTEEPKAEEKPAEPAAAEEAPVSEEAAPATEAASSPEAPVTAEAVVE, from the exons ATGGGAGCGCAATTCTCCAAGACAGCTGCAAATGGCGAAACCGCGGTTGAAAAGCCTGGAGAGGCTGCCGCTTCACCAACCAAGACCAATGGACAG GAAAATGGCCATGTGAAAGTGAATGGGGATGCCTCTCCTGCAGCTGCTGAGGCAGGCAAAGAGGTACAGGCCAATGGCAGCACCACAGCTGAGGAGGCTCCAAAAGAGGAGGCTGCACCTGCAGAAGTGGCGGCAGTAGATGGGGTGAAGACAGAGAATGCAGAGACTGTGTCTCCAGCAGCCGAGGGTGAGGCCACCAAGCCGGAGGGAGCCACGGCTTCAACCAGCAACGAGACccccaaaaagaagaagaagcgtTTCTCATTCAAAAAGTCCTTCAAGCTCAGCGGCTTCTCCTTCAAGAAGACCAAAAAGGAGACTGGCGACGGGGCAGAGGGTGAGGAGGCTGCTGCGTCCACCGAGGAGGCCAAGGCTGAGACAGCCGAGGCCCCAGAGGCCACGGCAGAGGGTGAGGAGGCCAAGCCTGCTGAGGGAGAGGCTGcacctgctgctgctgaggaGGAGGCTAAGGAAGCAGCTAGCCCTGCAGAGGCCAAGCCTGAGGAAACAGCAGCAGCCCCCGCTGAGGAGGCCAAGGTAGCCCAAGGCACTGAGGAGCCAAAGGCAGAAGAGAAGCCAGCTGAGCCTGCTGCTGCAGAGGAAGCTCCCGTCTCAGAGGAGGCTGCACCTGCAACAGAGGCTGCATCCAGTCCAGAAGCCCCTGTTACTGCAGAGGCTGTTGTTGAGTAA